atcaagaaaaaaaaaggccaaTGCGCAATTTGAATGTTAGAcatgtgcaacagcagcaacagacgGAGCACTTTACGCCCACACCCACGCCCACGACCCGCAAGAGAATCGTGTGATAATTCTTCATAACTGGGCTGACATCATCCAGACAAGACAAAACAAGACAAGAGAAGGAGAACCACAAGTCGCTGCAGGCACTGGATTTATAGTTAACAATTAAAACtcattcatcatcatcatcaggcGCAATTTcagtcacagtcgcagtcgaaGTCGCAGTTGTCATAACTTGGCTCAGGGACTTGGCACATGTCAGGGACGCCTTTTGGACCAACATCCAAATGAGAAACCACGCCTGCGTCTGGCATTGGCATAGTGGGTGTATCAAATCGGTAAACAGATCGATTGATAGATAAATTTTCAGTAACTGACACTCTGTCAGCATTCAACAACATTGTCAGTCAGGTGCGTGGGCGGAGTTCGCAGCTACTTGCCACTTCATCATATAACCAAATGCACTTTTCATTCTTCAAGGTGTGTGGCATGATTATCTATTCGgtttcaacaaaaattctgctGCATTTAGATTAGAACTTTACATGTAAATGTTTCAAAGTCGACAGATATCAGGATTAAGATGTTGTGACAGATATGTTAATTGCACTCTTGAaagttgttaaatatttacaaaccAATATCAATGTCAACTATAAAAAGGAGAGAGTTTTTACAATGAATCctgaatattatttgtttaattgattctaataatttcttaataatatatCAACTGCATTTTACTACCAAGTAATTTCCCAAGAAACTGCGATAAATCGTAATGTAACCCACATTAACTTGGCGTTTGATAAATAATTCCCCAAGCACTTAATGTAAATATTGGTTCTTCACACCctagaaaaaatatatgcttATCAGAGCGTTGGCACGCAACTCACGTCAACAATTTTGGGTCTGCCCCACTCAAATCAGACAATGTCAACAGGTTTGAAAACTactcgttattgttgttggtgttattTGTTCAATGAACTTGAGcacgaaacaacaacaacaaccacagcgcTGTAAACGGCGTCCCAAAAAATGATTCAGACCATGAACTATTTCTAATGCTAGAAGCGATTTCAAAATGAGTAATCGTTTGTAGTAAGCAACAGTCAAACTAAAAATTGCAGCGAATGCTTtgagcaaaacaaaagcaaaaatcatTAATCGTCAAACAGCTGATGTATTAGGTGTAACGCAACGTAACGTAACGCAACAGCTGGCTGTGCGTAACGTAAGCTGCCCCAAGCTAAAAATAACTGCGCGAGTCTTTTACGGTCATTTATTGACTTTTCCACTGTGACTTTCCCACTAACtttacacacgcacacacacaattcaCTGTAAAGACAACTGTTATTGTTTTTCCTTTGTTTACCAGGCTCTTTTTTCTCATTGCATTCGCCTTATTGACGGAACTTCGAAATGTGATAAATGCTGCCAGTGCCGCCAAAGAGACAGCGCTGCAGCCCAAAAGCGACAGCAGGCGACGATTGTTTTTCGGCTGTAAGTTTGGTCGATACCCGAAGCTGGCATTTCTGTAGAACGATTTGCAAACTGCTAAACGCTGTCTTGTTGTAATAAATGCACTGGATTTAACCGTTAATCGCGCCACTACGTTTGCCATGATGAAAGGCTTTGAGAGAAAATACCTAAACCAAATGACAAATAGAAAAACGTAAGGCCCTCTATGCTGCGGTCTTATCACGTAGTGAGAGCATAGCGTTGCCACATAGGCAAACGGTGCGCAGAGTTGTATGCGACATGCGGGCAATTGGCgggtatttaaaatttgtatgttaaatAGTCAAACGTAAAACTAGAATTTAAGCATTAGAAAATGTCATTACTTTTTAAActtgtttatataaaataagaatattgaTAATTTACCGCAATTGACATTAATTTGTATGAATCACTCATAAAATAGACAAtggtaaaatttgaatttaaattttatggagTGTAACTATGTTTTCTACTAAATTTGTTACTTCATATTTGTAGAGTGTCCGACAATAGCTTATGctaattattcataaatattaaatcatttttaacaaaaaatatttctgcaaattaatattcaatgGTCATGTTTAGATATCAATCAGAAAGTTCCTTATAATTGGATAAATAGAAAATCCCCTGATAATttggaataataaataaataaaaaaatttcagaaaGTGGCGATATTCCCTCGAATTGTCTAATCGCATTAACAAGAAAATTGCAAGCCGCATCAAAACCACCGGCGTATAGGGGACTACGTGCCCAAATTCACACAAGTTCCCCATTAACGCAATtcttaaaatgattttaaaatcctGGCAACGTGTGGTTTTACCGGAACAGCAAACATTTGACGCATATTTGCTAATTTCGGATTTTTATTAGGCATGTCCGAATTGGCTTATGACGCGCCCGCACCTTTTGAATCGCTGCGTCAATTTCCAAGTCCAAAGCTCAAATGACTCACATGAAATACAcgaaatacaaatgtatgacAAAAATGCGGctagaaatcaataaaaatgtcgaaatatgctaaggaaaataaatatccCAATGTACCTCGATTCAAAACAAACCGGTTTAACACAACAAATTCAATAGAAATGTTCTGTGttcggcaaaaaaaaaaaaaatgaggatggaaaaaaaatatcgatttCATGTGAGGCTATGTGCGACACTTGTCTTGGGGGAAACATAAGATGCGCCCTTTGGCTGGCCACAGGCGCAGGTGGATCAGTTGACAGTTGTATAGAGCATGCAACACATGAACTCAAACTGGTATCAAGTCTATGAACCACATGGCATTGTTTTAATCTTGAAATCCCAATGCCTGCAGACGCCGTTTGCTACGGTTTCCATTTCTGGCCAGTTATGAGCTcgtaaattatgaaattcttcttttattctttgtgtgtgtagctCATATTTACGTTAAGGATTGTGTTTCCTTTCCTGCGAAAGTTGTAAAATTGAACATTGCCCCAGACCGAAGCGCCAAGTTCCAAGCGCCAGTCGACGATCACCGATCGCCAATCGACAAATCGGTCCATCGTCTTCCGTCTTGGTAAATACAATTCGTAAGCCATTAAAGCATATAAATATCCGTTGGCACATAAAAAACTTCTGTTGACGCCTTCGCCAGAGACTCTCTGCTGTAAATATCCTGCGGCTATAATacagatatatgtatacatatgtatgttcatTTGTATAAGACCATTCAAAAACGTTCCATATTTTTGGTAGTAATAAAGTCGTTTCAATTAGCTTTTGACTTGCAGCCGCAATGGTTTTTATTGCAAACTCTGCAAAGACAAAAATTCACAGAAATATATTAACTTGGCCCTTAAGTTAGCGCCAGCCTTGGGGGCAATATGGTAAAAGAATATCAGTTAATTTATGCTTTGTTCCAAAGTTAATTAGTTTGGCATTTAAGAGCCCAACAAAACcagaataaagtttaaagttgacTTTCTTCGGCTATTAGGTAATAATTGAATGGCTTTTCATTCGATTAACGCATTATCTAACGGTAAACTTATGAGATTGATATATGAGCTGATtggtatacatatatatttatatgtatttctgACATTTATGCTTCCCCTCTTCTTGTTCTTTTATAAAGATTATTATTGAGATATGTCAACGTGGAACGTTGGGTATTCTCATGAAATCTCTATGGACTGTGGGATCAATTTTTGATCGTTTTCGATAACACTTGAATACAAAAAGTTCAATGTCAATGCTCAATCAGTTAAAAGAGCATTTTGTGTCAAGTGATTTGGGCTGCAGTTGATGCAtcttctgtttgtttttggtctttattcttttaaatttttgggcGAGCAGGGGAATTCCTCAGGCACCACCTGTTGGGCGAGTTCAGTCGAACTCATTGagttgtaattaaattgagGACCACACGCGATCTTTAACCAAGGCGTTGCCCTGTCACACATACTCGTAAATCTTAACGGCATTCGAGTATATGCGGGGCAGGAACAAGACCAGGAGATGCATCATCCATTCAAAGAATGGCACCCTTTCTTGGACCCAACTATCCCATTACCTAAGGACTGCTTGGGGATGGGGGATGGGGGAGCTACAGCAGCCGGTTTGTAGGCCTGTTTAACAAGTTGCAATGTTCTTCGTACCATGGTCGGCATCTAACATCATGTTGGGCTCTTGATTTATGCTGCGGCTGCTGGCCAACAATGCTGCCGGCAGTTGTGCGCGCAGAAGTCGCTGCCGCTCCAATTACATCACTCAAACAACAGTTAAAAGTGCCCCAAACATCTGCAACGTCGCTTGGCTGTCACATTAGGCCACACTAATCAGACGCAGAGCCAAGTTTATCGCACAACAAGATCTCAAAAGGATTACAGTCTAGACTCCAGACTACTCTCTACTTGGATTAACGGTCCCATCTGGCCGGTTTGTAGCTGCTGCTTTACACTTTTGACTTTGGCCAAAAGACGCTTTACGACTGGCGCTAGACACACCGAGccatatccaaaaaaaaagatgctcAATGCAACTCTTTTGTCTCGTCTCTCTCACATTTGATTAAGTTTTGATATCGGCGTAACCCGAGACCGCATCCCATTGGCCACCAGAGCTGCCTTATCTGTGTGTTATTCTATTCTCTGGATACTTATACTCTAGCAATAGGTATTCTAATTTTGTCACTAAATATGTAAAGCATCATTCTACATTTTTCATCTGTCCGTTGGCcgtgtgtctgtctgtttttatgtataaaagACTGCCAATTTTGAAGCAATCATTATAAAACTTGGTTCAGCTTAGTCTATTTAGTCAGTTTATCAAATAATTGTCATGGGAACGATCGATAGAAATCgtcttttattataaaaatctttgcTGTTTCTTGATATATTTCATTCAATCTCCAAGAAtgtgtgttttgtattttgaatgGATAAGAATACTAACCAAATGTCTTTAAAAACTGACTAATATGGTTCTGAAAGtgtatcaaatcttcggcgtgTCGAATCAAACCTTTctttctgaattttttttttgtttggcttttcttctaattttattaattgttattgcCACAAAgttcaataaattgttgtcAATCGTGTGATAGCCGTTCCACTGATTTGGTTAATAGCCGCGATATTGATATCGATTTCGTTGCAGccacaataaaaattgctCACATTAAAGCTTCAACAAGAATGCAGCAGCCACAGTCTGTGGTAAACTGGCACATGCATCATTCAACAGGTGTCGTCGTCTTTCAATGCCTGGGAATATGCCACAGACAAGTAGCCTGCCACACTTTAGATAAAAGTCAAAGAATTTCGTATAAATTCTATacgaatatttgaaatattaattacaaatgtatgtcatatatttcagaatttaaatatttgaattaatgcattttgaaaatgcaatttgacacatttatgatgattttttcatatttaaaaaatgtaattaattaatcatatGTCACAGTATTTGAATCTCTTGCAGATGCCTTATGGTATCTTCTGCTAGTTCAAGGTTTCCATTCGCCAACTGAAGGTGCCCTTCACTCGCCCATCCATCAATTGCTCAACACGCACCCGAACTTATGCGATCCCATTAAAATCAGgctcttaatttattaaattgctaTCGATGGCTGCCAAATTAAAATGTCAGCCGCGTGGACAGAAACCAGCTAAAAAGTtacccaaaataaaaaaataatgaaccaaaaaaaaaaaaaagggaaagaaAAGTGTCATAAAGTTGGGTGACAGATTTGTTTGATTCATAAGCCCCATAAATTAGGGGCACATTTTGGGCGTGCCGCAGTCCAAGTTGAAGACAAAATCAATGCCAAAATGCggaatgcataaatattttagcaaaTTAAATGAGATTCATTTAGCTGTCGTCATGTGGGAATGCAGCTGGAATGGGCAAACCGATTCAGTTGCCTCTTTGCATGTGTCGAACACATAATTCTGATGCTGACCAGCTTGATGATGACATTCATTGGGATGTGAGGATCTGGCGACAGGCGCCAgatgccagttgccagttgccttataataatatgaatCACTCGAAATGGGTCAAAATCGAATCAACTTGCACTCTTGCAACATAAATTGTGACGGCACCTGTTGCGATcatagaatatgcttttaataCTCATAAATTTTCACTAGGAAAAACTGTCTGCTAACTGAAGGAGGGAAAAGCATTCTGTCTAACATTGTGGCCAACTGGCTGAACCACTTCCAACTGGTGATTCCATCGATCAATGGCCAGCATACTGGCTGGCCAATGTTGATTTTGGCCAACTCGTATTGGTAACTATTTTATGCACAGTTTATGGACTGTAAAACGCCTTGGGGCgttgaaaagtccactaaattAGAATTAGGCTGGTGACTCGCCTTCAAAACGAGTTGGTTTATTGCAAGCGATTTTATAAAAGATcgacaaatagaaaaaagaataaatactAAAGGTGGAAAATTTATACGTTTGCTGATTACCCATGGAAGCTCAAGACTAACTTCTAACTATACTGGaaaaaaaatgccaagttGTGTGAGTGAAGGGGTCGGGGATATTGCATAGTTCTCATTGTTAATAAGATGATCAATGAGAGCAGAGTTCAGTTGCTCTATTAAATCAGCAAGATTAATTAACTCCATGGCCGCCGATGTGTTAACATAGTCAGGACTTGGACCCACATTGGTAAGCGCTGATTCCAGTTGCTTGGAGATCTGCAGAAAAATAcgaacattaattaattttgatgccTAAGTAATTTTGATGCTTCCTACCAACTCAAATCTCCTCCTTAACTTCTGTAGCCATGTGATCCTATTCTGGGTAATTATACATCTGACAATCTCAACTTGTTGACGCCTTCCTGTTTGGGTGCCAACCGTAGTTTGTTCACTTGCTGGCATTATCATCTGACGAAAGTTGTTCCAATGAATACGGATGACTTGTCGCACATTATCCAATAGAGAACGTTGCCTAAGTTGAAAGCGGTACATGCACCGCTGTCGACTGGCATTCGTTGAAGCGGGTGTAACTTCGTTGAGTCGCAGCCAGATGTGTAATAATGGGACTATGCAATGGTTGCCCACGGGCAAACTGGCCCGTCTGTTTAGTCTAATATTGCTGGATATTGTTTCAGTTCGGGGGCAGGTGGAGCGGGGATCCTGACCGCCAGGACATCGCCGATTGCATTGATAACGCCAGCGATTGCGGCTTCTCTTATTGATCGCATAGTCTGTGCGTCTGTCGTCAGACCTGATATGAAAAGATGATCAACTGATTACGTAGATAGCATAGAATATACTCTATAGTTTTTACCGTCTTTTAGCTCTTAAGAGGTGCCGCAATTGCTGGTTAAGTATCTCATGGATGAGCGACATTtctttttagatttttgtttttcaattttgaattaacatcaaattttaacaattcaCATCCATTTGTCGAAGCATTTTCTGAATTCCCTTTCAAATCTTCAACAAATGCATGCTTAAGCGTCTCCAGCAGTCCTTGATCCTTTATTTTGGCTGGATAATTAGTTCCGTGAGACATAAAATACCACGCATGCTGAGTTTGTTTTCATCAGGCAAAAGTTTTCATCAtagatttgttttttctgAGAAAAGTCTCGTCTGTTTGATGTCTCGATCTTAtggatttataatttatggcccagtctgcattttaattaacattgcaatcaatatcaaaatatttacaaatcaattattttgattagcGACTACCGCAATCACTTCCAGCATAATCGATCACCCAGCTGGGCACTCCAATGCCATCGGCGACTATCTGGCGACGACAGATCAAACAGAGTCCaatgcaatttgcatataagaccataataatatttataccaTAGTTTCCGTCAACGAATTTTCCTTGAGTTCATCTAATACCAAGTATCTCTCATTCAGGCaaatattattctttatttaattttcttttatataattggccggaaattaaacaaaaattgaaactctTCTAAATGATTTGTTTACGAAAACTACTCTAGTGATATTAATAAAGATGTGATTGGGTCAGTTTTGATTACATACATTAAGATTTATAGGCTATGATTGGATTTTACAGGACTTATTGATTGCTTAGAATTAAATGTGTATCTATCAACtaaaaataggaaaatgtgtattttacaactataattaaattatgtaaaatttagaattttccgAGTTTTCCTTcttgaattgaaaatattctAAAGCTCTCTTAAGCCAAAGAAATATTGCGTGTTTAAAGTCAAGATCGTTATCATTAAAAAGATGTTAGTGGGTTAAAGCTTATTTTTATCTAGAGCAAAATCATTTCATTGGCAGTTGTTTATATTAATCAGTCGATTGGCTAAAGACAAAAGACAGCAATGGGCATAACATTGGCAACTACAACTTGTAattgattcaattcgatttaaaGTGTCTGTCTGCTGGTTTAATGCTGTTCGTCGCCAATCGCTGACAGGCCTGCTGCCtgttacaattttattaacataaattatcGATTGCTGGCGataaatgatgaaaaattaatGCCGATTAATGCAATGTGGCGAAACTGTTTacctaaattaataaattgccGGAATGCGCATTTGATTGGAACAACAAATATTCTGCGAAGTTATCAATTGATATCAAGCATTAACAATTGTGTACAAACCAATTGCGGTCTAGTGGGGGATACTCGACTGTGGGTTGTCCTacacacattttataaataaatcgattGATTGCCAGCACTCATGTCTACAGCTTTTATATAATACCCGTTTAACCTTgaatacagggtatacaatGCTTACTACTTTTCAGGCGACATAACAAATGTCATATCATGACACTGTACATgacaatatattttgtaatttaatctGGGACAATCGCAGAGATGCGGATTGCGATCTGGCAACCGGCAACTGGGGACACAATCAGCAAATCGACAGCTTACATGCAGGAAACGCGTGCAACCTTGGGCATGGGGAGCGCGCGTTTTAAAACGCACGAAAATCGCCCGGCTCTAAAACAAGGTGTAAAATAGGCAGTCACGTTTGTCAGGATCAGCCAACGAAGCGTTTAATAATGTGACAGCTTAGGGAAAGGGCAAAACGAGCAGCTGCAAAGGCAGCACTTGGCGA
The genomic region above belongs to Drosophila innubila isolate TH190305 chromosome 3R unlocalized genomic scaffold, UK_Dinn_1.0 2_E_3R, whole genome shotgun sequence and contains:
- the LOC117791099 gene encoding uncharacterized protein LOC117791099, which produces MSLIHEILNQQLRHLLRAKRRSDDRRTDYAINKRSRNRWRYQCNRRCPGGQDPRSTCPRTETISSNIRLNRRASLPVGNHCIVPLLHIWLRLNEVTPASTNASRQRCMYRFQLRQRSLLDNVRQVIRIHWNNFRQMIMPASEQTTVGTQTGRRQQVEIVRCIITQNRITWLQKLRRRFELISKQLESALTNVGPSPDYVNTSAAMELINLADLIEQLNSALIDHLINNENYAISPTPSLTQLGIFFPV